From a region of the Anomalospiza imberbis isolate Cuckoo-Finch-1a 21T00152 chromosome 3, ASM3175350v1, whole genome shotgun sequence genome:
- the AGT gene encoding angiotensinogen, with amino-acid sequence MNLVADLLYLLACLTVVTCDRVYVHPFNLYCFKESDCDKLEKLVQEGKTIVPVSIESQTAPEYEGGVNDNKLEVPSISTWGKEERSYLSDLVYVLGMRFYSVLQKAQKGQNVLLSPTSLYSSLVSFYLGASNQTALDLQGLLGFVPPSGNPDCTSMAVGSNFLSSLRTIERLVKSGDEELLFSKTLSLFSAPGIPLFQLFMEHLLPSADAFYARAVDFANPGEAAKQINAFVEAKSEGQSEGQSKGLLADISPSTQLLFAEDVRLAVNVKQAFPLKEPQEFWVDSNTKVLVPMLSVMGTFKYKTDASGTFSVVEIPISKTALLVLLQPINGSDLESVESKLTWQSSAWLQWLSPREIKLVLPALTLEDSSDLQELLADMELPELLGKGADFSKISNASLTVGKVINKAFFKLASDGTDQPEDPEAQKEDGAYLDVTLNKPFLFAVFEKQSRAMLFLGRVVNPLHED; translated from the exons ATGAATCTGGTAGCAGATCTTCTCTACTTGTTGGCTTGCCTTACCGTGGTGACTTGTGACCGGGTCTACGTCCACCCTTTCAATTTGTATTGTTTCAAAGAGAGTGACTGTGACAAGCTGGAAAAATTGGTTCAGGAGGGAAAGACTATTGTCCCTGTCTCCATTGAGTCCCAAACCGCACCTGAATATGAAGGTGGCGTGAATGACAACAAGTTGGAAGTCCCAAGCATCAGcacctgggggaaggaggaacgGAGCTACCTGAGTGACTTGGTGTATGTCCTGGGCATGCGGTTTTACAGCGTGCTGCAGAAAGCACAGAAGGGCCAAAACGTGCTCCTGTCCCCAACCAGCCTCTACAGCTCCTTGGTGTCATTCTACCTGGGGGCCTCAAACCAGACAGCACTTGATTTGCAGGGTTTGCTGGGATTTGTTCCCCCCTCTGGAAACCCTGACTGCACTTCCATGGCAGTCGGAAGCAATTTCCTTTCCAGCCTGAGGACGATCGAAAGGCTCGTGAAGAGCGGGGATGAGGAGCTGCTCTTTTCCAAGACACTGAGCTTGTTCTCTGCCCCGGGCATACCCCTCTTCCAGCTGTTCATGGAGCACTTGCTCCCCAGCGCGGATGCATTCTACGCCCGAGCTGTTGACTTTGCAAATCCAGGCGAGGcagcaaaacaaataaatgcCTTTGTGGAGGCCAAAAGTGAGGGCCAGAGCGAGGGCCAGAGCAAGGGCTTACTGGCAGACATCAGCCCATCCACCCAGCTGCTGTTTGCGGAGGACGTCCGCTTGGCAG TGAATGTTAAGCAAGCCTTCCCGCTCAAAGAGCCTCAGGAATTCTGGGTGGATTCAAACACAAAGGTCTTGGTCCCCATGTTGTCTGTCATGGGGACATTCAAGTACAAAACTGATGCCAGTGGGACTTTTTCCGTGGTGGAAATCCCCATCAGCAAGACGgcgctgctggtgctgctgcagcccatcAATGGCAGCGACCTGGAGAGCGTTGAGTCCAAGCTGACGTGGCAGTCCTCAGCCTGGCTCCAGTGGCTGTCCCCAAG agaaattaaattagtGCTGCCAGCATTAACACTAGAAGACAGCTCTGATCTACAGGAGCTTCTTGCGGATATGGAACTGCCTGAACTGCTGGGGAAGGGGGCAGATTTCAGTAAGATAAGCAATGCCAGTCTAACAGTTGGAAAG GTAATAAATAAAGCCTTTTTCAAACTGGCTAGTGATGGAACAGATCAACCAGAAGACCCTGAAGCACAGAAGGAAGATGGGGCATACCTGGATGTAACACTGAATAAGCCATTCCTTTTTGCTGTTTTTGAAAAGCAGTCAAGGGCAATGCTTTTTCTTGGCAGAGTAGTAAACCCTCTGCATGAGGATTAA